In Pelmatolapia mariae isolate MD_Pm_ZW linkage group LG8, Pm_UMD_F_2, whole genome shotgun sequence, one genomic interval encodes:
- the rsl1d1 gene encoding ribosomal L1 domain-containing protein 1, producing the protein MAEKALLDQSQVKKAVQALQAFLKNKASGEALFLDETQHISLLFTLWKIPKEAQTIRIPLPHGQRSDTEEICLFTRDEPNMTSEQTQRFYKKLLQERGVKSISEIIPYKVLKTEYKPYEAKRRLLGNFDLFISDDRVRRLLPSHLGKHFYKSKKEPLCVNLQSKHLARDIERVVQGTSLKVTNKGCCCMARVAHSAMTADEVTENIEAAVQTVVTKLRMKGPVIKLIHIKSQTSVALPIYTSDLGHLSVLESKQAQTPKDKESASTKQTKKNKTGDKKQADTTAEGKGKEKMVKKNKAAAEEEEEEIPQLVPIETPIKKPKLEKPSKKKKLEKAPKPAAVKKGTKAQSKLIKKTDSKVKRKVPKVK; encoded by the exons ATGGCAGAGAAAGCTTTACTGGACCAATCGCAG GTAAAGAAGGCCGTCCAAGCCCTGCAGGCCTTCCTAAAAAACAAAGCTAGTGGTGAAGCCCTGTTTCTGGATGAGACTCAGCATATCAGCCTGCTCTTCACCCTGTGGAAGATACCCAAAGAAGCCCAGACCATACGCAT TCCCTTGCCCCATGGTCAGCGGTCAGACACAGAAGAGATTTGCCTCTTCACCAGAGATGAGCCCAACATGACCTCAGAGCAGACCCAGAGGTTTTATAAGAAGCTTCTGCAGGAGAGAGGTGTCAAAAGCATATCAGAG ATCATACCGTATAAGGTCCTGAAGACGGAGTACAAACCATACGAAGCCAAGCGCCGCCTGCTGGGAAACTTTGATCTGTTCATTTCTGATGACCGCGTCCGCCGACTGCTGCCATCGCACCTCGGGAAACATTTctacaaaagtaaaaa AGAGCCGCTGTGCGTGAACCTGCAGAGCAAGCATCTGGCCAGAGACATCGAGAGGGTCGTCCAGGGGACCAGCCTGAAGGTTACCAACAAGGGCTGCTGCTG TATGGCACGTGTTGCCCACTCGGCCATGACTGCAGACGAGGTGACGGAAAACATCGAGGCTGCCGTGCAGACAGTGGTGACCAAACTGCGCATG AAAGGACCGGTGATTAAACTCATCCACATTAAGAGTCAAACGTCGGTGGCTCTGCCTATCTACACCTCAGACTTGGGCCATCTCTCTGTCCTAGAGTCTAAACAAGCTCAGACGCCTAAAGACAAG GAATCTGCATCCACaaagcagacaaagaaaaataagacaGGGGACAAGAAGCAAGCAGATACTACCGCAGAGGGCAAGGGGAAGGAGAAGATGgtgaagaaaaataaagcagcagctgaagaggaggaggaagaaatcCCACAGCTGGTTCCCATAGAAACCCCTATCAAAAAGCCTAAACTGGAG AAGCCGtccaaaaagaagaagctggagaaagCCCCCAAACCTGCAGCAGTGAAGAAAGGAACAAAAGCTCAGAGCAAACTGATCAAGAAGACCGACtccaaagtaaaaagaaaagtacCTAAAGTGAAATGA